The DNA segment GGCGCGAAGGCCGCGTACATCATCAAGGAGCCCATCTGCGCGGCGATCGGCGCGGACATCCCCATCGGGAGCGCGTCCGGTCACATGATCATTGACATCGGCGGCGGGACGGCGGAGATCGCGGTGCTCTCACTCGGGGGTATCGTGACCTCGCGGAGCGTCCGCATCGGTGGGAACCGGTTGGACACGTCCATTCAGGAACACATCCGCCGCAAGCACGGCCTCGCCATCGGCGAGCGCACTGCGGAGGAGATCAAAATCGGTGTCGGGTCCGCCATGTACCTCGAGGAACGACTCACGATGGACGTGCGCGGGCGCGACATGGTGACGGGACTCCCGAAAACGATTACGGTCACCTCGGATGATGGGACCGATGCGATTCAGGCAGACCTCCAGGGCATCATTGACGCGGTGAAGGATGTTTTCCACGATACGCCGCCCGAACTTTCCGCAGACATCATCGAACGCGGGATGGTCATGTCTGGTGGGACATCGCTCCTCCGTAATCTCGACGAACTCC comes from the bacterium genome and includes:
- a CDS encoding rod shape-determining protein; protein product: MFSSKIGIDLGTTNVLVYMPRRGIVINEPSVVAISVLDKKILAVGRDAKEMLGRTPDTIIAQRPMKDGVIADYKTTETMLRYFINKAAGGFRIRRPEVMVAVPGGITSTERRAVIDATLAAGAKAAYIIKEPICAAIGADIPIGSASGHMIIDIGGGTAEIAVLSLGGIVTSRSVRIGGNRLDTSIQEHIRRKHGLAIGERTAEEIKIGVGSAMYLEERLTMDVRGRDMVTGLPKTITVTSDDGTDAIQADLQGIIDAVKDVFHDTPPELSADIIERGMVMSGGTSLLRNLDELLARATGVTAQVAEDALLCVAKGTGIALENLDVYKRSLVGTK